Proteins found in one Paraburkholderia caballeronis genomic segment:
- the lspA gene encoding signal peptidase II, which produces MAKALTKQRGSGAGGSLAPWLGVALIVILADQLTKIAVARVFSYGQVREITSFFNLVLVYNRGAAFSFLAAAGGWQRWAFTVLGVVAALVICYLLKRHSAQRLFCTALALILGGALGNVIDRLVYGHVIDFLDFHVGGWHWPAFNVADSAITIGAVLLVFDELRRVRGSR; this is translated from the coding sequence ATGGCCAAGGCTCTGACGAAGCAGCGTGGTAGCGGCGCGGGCGGTTCGCTCGCGCCGTGGCTCGGCGTCGCGCTGATCGTGATTCTCGCGGATCAACTGACGAAGATCGCGGTCGCACGCGTGTTCAGCTACGGCCAGGTCCGCGAGATCACGTCGTTCTTCAACCTCGTGCTCGTGTACAACCGCGGCGCGGCGTTCAGCTTCCTCGCGGCGGCCGGCGGCTGGCAGCGCTGGGCGTTCACCGTGCTCGGCGTGGTCGCGGCGCTCGTGATCTGCTACCTGCTGAAGCGCCACTCCGCGCAGCGGCTGTTCTGCACTGCGCTCGCGCTGATTCTCGGCGGCGCGCTCGGCAACGTGATCGACCGGCTGGTCTACGGCCACGTGATCGACTTCCTCGACTTCCACGTAGGCGGCTGGCACTGGCCGGCGTTCAACGTCGCGGACAGCGCGATCACGATCGGCGCGGTGCTGCTGGTGTTCGACGAGCTGCGCCGCGTGCGCGGCTCGCGCTGA